From Salmo salar chromosome ssa04, Ssal_v3.1, whole genome shotgun sequence, one genomic window encodes:
- the LOC106603906 gene encoding early growth response protein 1 — MAAAKTEMLPSALQISDPLGFSYSPMDSYPKLEEMMLLHSTGTPFLTASAPDGVGFGTGEPGDSYNHLTGDTLHDIAIGCEKSVLEQTYSTPRLPSVSYTGRFTLEPATSCSNNLWPEPLYSLVSGLMGMSQPPTSAAPCSSAAPVTSSSHTMSWPIQVGDTSTTYCSVSPDLFPDSNQSFPSPSNSSVQYPPPAYPSSKTCSPNMSLPMIPDYLFPQQQGEISLLPPDQKPFQCQSIQQQLSLTPLSTIKAFATQTGSQDLKGSYQSQLVKPGSQDLKGSYQSQLVKPSRMRKYPNRQCKTPPHERPYACPVETCIRRFSRSDELTRHIRIHTGQKPFQCRICMRNFSRSDHLTTHIRTHTGEKPFPCDICGRKFARSDERKRHTKIHLRQKDKKVEKAGSAPMAIPSPVSGYSSPSTSYPSPSSSYPSPVPSSYPSPSSSYPSPVPSSYPSPVHSSYGSPSVNTMYSSASSTFQTHVSTSYGSPTNIYSSPVGTPQSELQSTLSPKNIDIY; from the exons ATGGCTGCAGCCAAGACAGAGATGCTCCCCTCAGCCCTGCAGATCTCAGACCCACTGGGCTTCTCCTATTCTCCCATGGACAGCTACCCCAAGCTGGAGGAGATGATGTTGCTCCACTCAACAGGGACCCCCTTCCTGACTGCCTCTGCACCAGACGGTGTAGGCTTTGGGACCGGGGAGCCAGGAGACTCATACAACCATCTGACTGGAG ATACATTGCATGATATCGCTATCGGCTGTGAGAAGTCCGTACTGGAGCAGACCTACTCAACCCCTCGCCTGCCTTCCGTCTCCTACACAGGGAGGTTCACCCTGGAGCCTGCAACCAGCTGCAGCAACAACCTGTGGCCAGAGCCATTATACAGCCTGGTCAGTGGGCTGATGGGCATGTCCCAACCACCTACTTCAGCTGCCCCATGCTCCTCTGCTGCTCCGgtcacctcctcctcccacacCATGAGCTGGCCCATCCAAGTCGGCGACACCAGCACCACCTACTGCAGCGTCAGCCCTGACCTCTTCCCTGACTCTAACCAGTCCTTTCCCAGCCCCTCAAACAGCTCAGTCCAGTACCCACCACCCGCCTACCCCAGCAGCAAGACATGCTCCCCCAACATGTCTCTGCCCATGATACCAGACTATCTAtttcctcagcagcagggtgagATCAGCCTGCTTCCCCCTGACCAGAAGCCTTTCCAGTGTCAGAGCATCCAGCAGCAGCTCTCCCTCACGCCCCTGTCCACCATCAAGGCTTTCGCCACACAGACTGGCTCTCAAGACCTGAAGGGCTCCTACCAGTCTCAGCTGGTGAAGCCAGGTTCTCAGGACCTGAAGGGCTCCTACCAGTCTCAGCTGGTCAAGCCCAGCCGCATGCGCAAGTACCCCAACCGCCAGTGCAAGACTCCGCCTCACGAGCGGCCCTACGCCTGCCCCGTGGAAACATGCATCCGCCGATTCTCCCGTTCAGACGAGCTGACACGCCACATCCGCATCCACACGGGCCAGAAGCCCTTCCAGTGCCGCATCTGCATGCGCAACTTCAGCCGCAGTGACCACCTGACCACACACATCCGCACGCACACCGGCGAGAAGCCCTTCCCCTGCGACATCTGCGGCCGCAAGTTTGCCCGCAGCGATGAACGAAAACGGCACACCAAGATCCACTTGAGGCAGAAGGACAAGAAGGTGGAGAAGGCAGGGTCTGCCCCCATGGCCATCCCTTCCCCAGTCTCAGGGtactcctccccctccacatcaTACCCCTCTCCCAGCTCCTCATACCCCTCCCCAGTACCGTCCTCATACCCCTCTCCCAGCTCCTCATACCCCTCCCCAGTGCCCTCCTCATACCCCTCCCCAGTGCACAGCTCCTATGGCTCCCCATCAGTCAACACCATGTACTCCTCAGCCTCCAGTACATTTCAGACTCACGTGTCCACCTCATACGGTTCCCCCACAAACATTTACAGCTCCCCTGTGGGCACTCCTCAGTCAGAGCTGCAGTCCACCCTCTCTCCAAAGAACATTGACATCTACTAA